GTATCGTAACGCAATCGAGAATCATTCGCAATTGTGACCGCAGAGTTTTACGATGAGGGCACCTCGGTCGTTGGCCGTAGGTGTTGGAAGGCCTTCGCGGCCCCCAGCCGGCCCAGCTCGCGGATCAGATGCGGGTTAGCCGGTAGTCCACCCATCTGTTTGGGTCACGCTTGGGGCAGCCAAGTGCCTTGAGGTCAACACGAGTGGTGCCGACCAAATGAGCACCTAGAGCGTAAAGGTCTCCCATGTGATCGCGGCGTCGCTCGCCATCAGGACGCGGAGCATGAGCATCAGCACGTACAGTCCGAATAGAAGGATGTCTTTGGTGGTCACGGAGGGGACTCCTGCAAGGTAACAGGGTTAAGGATTGCGGAAGCGACGCATCAGGCACAGCACTCATCCGCGAATGGCTCCCCGAGCATGGTGAACGTCTCAGCGATCCGTGTTGCGCGTGCTAGCCTGAAACGCGATATGCGCCAGTACGTGAATCCCCTGTTGCTGTGCTCGATCGCGCTGACGCTGCTGCTGGCTGGCGATCGTGGCGGGGCGAGCGAGCCGGTTTTGCCGACACAGTGTGAGCAGCGCCTCGATACGGACCCGTCAGTCGTCGAGGGCCGCTCGTGGCGAGCGCGCGATCGGCGCCTGCAGCGTGTCGAGTGCCTCGTGACGCTGACCTCGGAACACACCGCTGATGAGCCGCTCGGGATATTCCTGTCCGGCACTTTCTCGGCTCGGGTTTGGTGGGATGACGTGGAGCTTGGTGCCAAAGGAAAGCCCGCGGCGGACAGGGCGGGGGAGGTGCCGGGGCTTCTATCGGCGGTGATGTTCTTACCGCGAGGCTTGCTCAGCCCTGGGAACCACAAGCTCGCGATCGAGTGGTCATCCCACTACGCCCGCGGCACAGCTACCCCGCTCGATACGCTTCGCCTCGGGCCGTACCGGGACCCCCTGTACGCCCAACGTACCGCCTACCTGCCGGCGATGCTTACGGTGGGTACGCTGGTACTGGCCTTTACCTATTTGGTGCTGCTAGGCGTACGCACGGGTGATAGGCCATCGATCTGGCTTGCTGCTGCATGCTTGGCCCTACTGGTGCAGCTGGCATTCGAGGTTATGCGTGCGTACGTCAACTACCCTTACCCCTGGCACACGATTCGGCTGACGGCGGTGACGGTTGCCGCCGCTCTTGCCACCATCAGCTTGCTGGCGTACCTGTGCGAACGCTTCCGGCGGCGCACATGGTGGATCTGGGCCGTGGTGCCAATCGGCTTACTCTCCTCCTTTGCCGTTTCGAGTGCCGACAGCGTCACCTTCCTGATCATCGCCTTCGGCGTACTCGCCGGCATCGTGGTGACCACGCAAGCACGTCTATCTGGTGATCGCTCAGCGCAGCCCGCTGTCTTCGGCTTGATCATCGCGGCAGCGCTTCTTCTGCTCAACGCACCGGCGTTTCTAGACCTTGGGGTCTACCTCGGCTACGCCCTGTTGCTGCTGGTGCTCTTCGCTGAGCAGGTGAAGATCCTCACCAGGCAGCGCGAGGCCAAGCAACAGGCAGAATTGACATCTGCGCGCTTACGCGTGGAGCTGCTCAAGCGCAATCTCAACCCGCACTTTCTCATGAACACGCTGACCACGCTGAGTGAATGGATCGAGACGTCGCCACGCAAGGGGGTTGCCATGATCACGGCGCTCTCACAGGAGTTTCGCCACCTTGCAGACATGGCGGAGGCGTCTTTGGTGCCGCTTACTCGGGAAATCGAATTGTGTCGCCGCCATCTCGATGTGATGGGCTACCGCCACGATCGCCACTACGCCCTGGTCGTCGATGGCTCACCGCACGGCGAGACCATTCCGCCGGCGATACTACACACGCTGGTGGAGAACGCGCTAACCCACGGGCGTTACACAGGTGACACGACACTGCATCTCAGCCTCCATCGGCAAGAAGGAATGCTGAATACGCAGCTCACGGCGCCGCCCGGGCAGCCAGGCGATCGTGACACGGTCACGCACGGTACGGGGACCCGATACATCGAGGCGCGTCTTGAGGAGGCCTACGCAACGCGTTGGTCACTCTGCGCAGGCCCAACCCCCGAGGGAGGGTGGCAGACGCAAATACGATTTCCGGCGCTCGGCGAATGAGAGTGTTGATCGTTGAGGATGAGCCCCTCGTAGCGCGTCGACTGGTGCGTATGTTGGGGGCTCTGCTCGGCGCGAATTCGCACATAGATCAGTGCGACGCTCTGGGCGACGCGATGCAGGCGTTGCAGACGTCTCGATACGACGCGCTCTTCCTCGACCTGAATCTGTCCGGCCAAGATGGCTTCCGGCTGCTGACCGAGGCCCTGGTAGGTGCGCACCAAACGGTGGTGGTCTCGGCAAACACGGATCGAGCGATGGAGGCTTTCGAGCTCGGCGTGCTCGATTTCGTCCCTAAGCCCTTCGACGAAAGCCGTCTGCGCATCACCGTGGATCGGCTGCTGCAGCGTGAGCCGCGTGGCGGGCCGGGCACCATGACGTTGGCCGTGCGCGTTGGTCGACGGACCCAGACCATACCCGTTGAGCGGATCTGCGCCATCCACGGTGCCGGCAACTACTCGGAACTCGAACTGGAGAGCGGTCGC
This sequence is a window from Pseudomonadota bacterium. Protein-coding genes within it:
- a CDS encoding histidine kinase, coding for MRQYVNPLLLCSIALTLLLAGDRGGASEPVLPTQCEQRLDTDPSVVEGRSWRARDRRLQRVECLVTLTSEHTADEPLGIFLSGTFSARVWWDDVELGAKGKPAADRAGEVPGLLSAVMFLPRGLLSPGNHKLAIEWSSHYARGTATPLDTLRLGPYRDPLYAQRTAYLPAMLTVGTLVLAFTYLVLLGVRTGDRPSIWLAAACLALLVQLAFEVMRAYVNYPYPWHTIRLTAVTVAAALATISLLAYLCERFRRRTWWIWAVVPIGLLSSFAVSSADSVTFLIIAFGVLAGIVVTTQARLSGDRSAQPAVFGLIIAAALLLLNAPAFLDLGVYLGYALLLLVLFAEQVKILTRQREAKQQAELTSARLRVELLKRNLNPHFLMNTLTTLSEWIETSPRKGVAMITALSQEFRHLADMAEASLVPLTREIELCRRHLDVMGYRHDRHYALVVDGSPHGETIPPAILHTLVENALTHGRYTGDTTLHLSLHRQEGMLNTQLTAPPGQPGDRDTVTHGTGTRYIEARLEEAYATRWSLCAGPTPEGGWQTQIRFPALGE
- a CDS encoding LytTR family DNA-binding domain-containing protein, which gives rise to MRVLIVEDEPLVARRLVRMLGALLGANSHIDQCDALGDAMQALQTSRYDALFLDLNLSGQDGFRLLTEALVGAHQTVVVSANTDRAMEAFELGVLDFVPKPFDESRLRITVDRLLQREPRGGPGTMTLAVRVGRRTQTIPVERICAIHGAGNYSELELESGRKLLHDKSLDQLAALLPDRFQRIHRSHIANMDMVVRLRTIEGSRYRVELSNESELPVSRQRIRDLRKLLT